The proteins below are encoded in one region of Ascaphus truei isolate aAscTru1 chromosome 10, aAscTru1.hap1, whole genome shotgun sequence:
- the LOC142503799 gene encoding uncharacterized protein LOC142503799, giving the protein MSSISENLQTEAIKGQDQLSTTNTAQALKSDHSLDKTRIHTETYSPERELKIMGQRPTSQSEEEKQSKETEGRLVEDICHTGADEQTMAEIPTSQPKEEKPSIKTQVRSEEEKPSIETQVRSEEEKPSIETQVRSEEEKPSIETQVRSEEEKPSIETQVRSEEEKPSIETQVRSEEEKPSIETQVRSEEEKPSIETQVRSEEEKPSIETQVRSEEEKPSIETQVRSEEEKPSIETQVRSEEEKPSIETQVRSEEEKPSIETQVRSEEEKPSIETQVRSEEEKPSIETQVRSEEEKPSIETQVRSEEEKPSVETQVRSEEEKPSIETQVRSEEEKPSIETQVRSEEEKPSIETQVRSEEEKPSVETQVRSEEEKPSVETQVRSEEEKPSIETEGRLVEDNCHTGADKQTMAEIPTRQPTQEKPPIETQVRSEEEKPSINTEDNADKKRFSIHLDKQFVTEVLTNVTSKADKQCAKWRQQAETCEHTETDGYIVRETQDNEIDLRDKSKPHGGWHFIRDNWVYVTVGLLVAVVSYLYVLLGATTSSDFSNSSVLQIFQHEFENLRTDFPGQNEVLWIRSQKMLQKHLNNSHPNEPITLILTAARDGELTLRCLSNRLARAYSSSLNATWLLIDGLSKATQDSNIVKLQIDETLSSGFQSTSRAAVLHRLEELPAGSLLILYKYCDHENAAFKNVALVLTVLLEEPTLEPGLPLRELEEKVRDFFWEKFARPSSLSSHSEMNADKLSGVWSRISHLVLPVLPIQTIEASSCP; this is encoded by the exons ATGTCCTCAATCTCCGAAAACCTACAGACTGAGGCCATCAAAGGCCAAGATCAACTATCTACAACAAATACTGCACAGGCCTTAAAGAGTGATCACTCATTAGACAAAACTAGAATTCATACAGAAACATATTCACCAGAGAGAGAGCTTAAAATTATGGGGCAGAGACCAACCAGTCAATCTGAGGAAGAGAAACAATCCAAGGAGACAGAAGGAAGATTGGTAGAAGACATTTGTCACACAGGAGCAGACGAGCAAACTATGGCAGAGATACCAACCAGTCAACCTAAGGAAGAAAAACCATCCATAAAGACACAAGTAAGATCTGAGGAAGAGAAACCATCCATAGAGACGCAAGTAAGATCTGAGGAAGAGAAACCATCCATAGAGACGCAAGTAAGATCTGAGGAAGAGAAACCATCCATAGAGACGCAAGTAAGATCTGAGGAAGAGAAACCTTCCATAGAGACACAAGTAAGATCTGAGGAAGAGAAACCATCCATAGAGACGCAAGTAAGATCTGAGGAAGAGAAACCATCCATAGAGACGCAAGTAAGATCTGAGGAAGAGAAACCTTCCATAGAGACACAAGTAAGATCTGAGGAAGAGAAACCATCCATAGAGACGCAAGTAAGATCTGAGGAAGAGAAACCATCCATAGAGACGCAAGTAAGATCTGAGGAAGAGAAACCATCCATAGAGACGCAAGTAAGATCTGAGGAAGAGAAACCATCCATAGAGACGCAAGTAAGATCTGAGGAAGAGAAACCATCCATAGAGACGCAAGTAAGATCTGAGGAAGAGAAACCTTCCATAGAGACACAAGTAAGATCTGAGGAAGAGAAACCTTCCATAGAGACACAAGTAAGATCTGAGGAAGAGAAACCATCCATAGAGACACAAGTAAGATCTGAGGAAGAGAAACCATCCGTAGAGACGCAAGTAAGATCTGAGGAAGAGAAACCTTCCATAGAGACACAAGTAAGATCTGAGGAAGAGAAACCTTCCATAGAGACACAAGTAAGATCTGAGGAAGAGAAACCATCCATAGAGACACAAGTAAGATCTGAGGAAGAGAAACCATCCGTAGAGACGCAAGTAAGATCTGAGGAAGAGAAACCATCCGTAGAGACGCAAGTAAGATCTGAGGAAGAGAAACCATCCATAGAGACAGAAGGAAGATTGGTAGAAGACAATTGTCACACAGGAGCAGACAAGCAAACTATGGCAGAGATACCAACCAGACAACCTACTCAAGAAAAACCACCCATAGAGACACAAGTAAGATCTGAGGAAGAGAAACCATCCATAAATACAGAAGACAATGCTGATAAAAAGAGATTCTCCATACATTTAGACAAACAATTTGTGACAGAGGTGCTGACCAATGTGACATCAAAGGCAGATAAGCAGTGTGCAAAATGGAGACAACAAGCAGAGACATgtgaacacacagagacagatggCTACattgtgagagagacacaggacaATGAGATAGATCTGAGAGACAAATCAAAGCCACATGGAGGGTGGCACTTTATAAGAGACAATTGGGTGTATGTGACAG TTGGTCTGCTGGTGGCCGTTGTCTCATACCTGTATGTTTTGCTCGGGGCCACTACATCCTCTGACTTCTCCAATAGCTCAGTGCTGCAGATTTTTCAGCATGAGTTTGAAAATCTCAGAACTGATTTTCCTGGGCAAAATGAAGTGCTGTGGATAAGAAGTCAGAAAATGCTGCAGAAACACCTTAACAACTCCCATCCAAATGAGCCCATCACCCTCATCCTTACCGCAGCCCGCGATGGAGAGCTCACCCTGCGCTGCTTAAGTAACCGTCTTGCTAGGGCTTATTCCTCTTCCCTGAATGCCACTTGGTTGTTGATTGATGGGCTTAGTAAAGCTACTCAAGACAGTAATATAGTTAAGCTGCAGATAGATGAGACTCTGAGCTCGGGCTTCCAGTCCACATCCCGGGCAGCAGTGCTGCATCGACTGGAAGAGCTGCCAGCCGGCTCACTGCTCATCCTCTACAAATACTGCGATCATGAGAACGCCGCCTTCAAGAATGTGGCGCTGGTGCTCACAGTGCTGCTGGAAGAGCCAACGCTGGAGCCGGGGCTGCCACTCAGAGAACTAGAAGAGAAAGTCAGAGACTTCTTCTGGGAAAAGTTTGCTAGGCCAAGCAGCCTCAGCTCCCACAGTGAGATGAACGCAGACAAGCTGAGCGGGGTGTGGAGTCGTATCTCCCACTTGGTGCTCCCCGTGCTACCTATACAAACCATAGAGGCCAGCAGCTGTCCCTGA